Part of the Arsenicicoccus sp. oral taxon 190 genome, ACCCGCCGGACACCTGACCGCCACCCGACACACCCCGTCAGGTCGCCGCCGCCTCACCGGCCCCGGGGATGGTGGCCACGTGCGCATCGCGATCGTCACGGAGTCCTTCCTGCCCTCGCTCAACGGCGTCACCACGAGCGTGTGCCGGGTGCTCGACCGGCTCCGCGAGACCGGGCACGACGCCATGGTCATCGCCCCCGCACCCGCCCCGCAGACGTATGCCGGATTCCCGGTCCGCGCCGTGACGAGCATCCCGGTGCGGCAGTTCCAGGTGGGGCTGCCGACCGGCGAGATCGAGGCGCTGCTGCGGGGATTCGCGCCCGACGTGGTGCACGTGGCGTCGCCCTTCGTGCTCGGCGCGCGCGGCCTGACCGCCGCCTCCCGGCTGGGCCTGCCGTGCGTGGCGATCTACCAGACCGACATGCCGAGCTACCTGGAGCAGCACGGCAACGTCGCCGGCGCCGCGACCGGGCGGGCCGCCGCCAAGGCCGCGTGGCGCTGGATCCGTCGCATCCACTCCCTCGCCGACCTGACGCTGGCGCCGTCGAGCGCGGCGCTGCGCGACATCGAGGCGCACGGCGTCCCCCGGACCGGCCTGTGGGGCCGCGGCGTGGACACCTCCCTCTTCCGCCCCGAGTGGCGCGACGACGCGGGCTCGCGGGCCCTGCGGTCGGCGCTCGCGCCGGACGGCCAGGTGCTGCTGGGCTACGTCGGTCGCCTCGCCCCGGAGAAGGAGGTCGAGCGGCTGGTGTCCTGCGCGCAGATCCCCGGGACGAGGTTCGTGATCGTCGGGGACGGCCCCTCGCGGGCGCCGCTCGCCGAGACCCTGTCCGAGGCGGTCGCGAGCAGCCCGGGGCGACCCAACCTGCCGCCGGTCTTCCTCGGGCGCCGGTCCGGCGACGACCTGGCGCGGGCCTACGCCGCCTTCGACGTCTTCGTGCACACCGGCACCCGGGAGACCTTCGGGCAGACCCTGCAGGAGGCCGCCGCGACCCGGCTGCCCGTGGTGGCGCCCGCGATGGGCGGCCCGCTGGACCTCGTGGACCACGGCACGACCGGGCTGCTCTTCGACCCCGCCTCGGCGACGGACCTCGCCGACTGCGTCCGCCGGCTGGCCCAGTCCCCCGCCGAGCGCGCCGCGATGGGCACCGCCGGGCTGGCGCGGGTCTCCACCCGCTCGTGGGCCGCGCTGGTCGACCAGCTGGTGGCCCACTACGAGTCCGCGATCGCCCGTCACGACGCCTCGGCCGCCTAGACACTCGGGCCCGGTCGGTAGGGTGCCCAGCAGGAGGGGCGCCCCAACCAGGGCGGGCGCCGGGGAGACAGGTCCGTATGCCGCACCACCGCTCGACACGCCGCCACCGGACGCGACTCACCGCCGTCGGCAGCACGCTGCTGGCCGGGGCGCTGGCCTCGGCGACGGCGCTGCCGGCTGCCGCCGTGCTGGGGGCCGCGGCGCCGGCGGTAGGCGCACCCGGACCGGCCCCCTCCCCCGCCCCGACCTCCACCGTGACCAAGGCGCCGTGCCCCGGGACGCTGATGCCCCCTCCGCCGTCCCCGGCCGGGTCCCGTCCCCCCAAGGGCTCCCCGACCCCCGCACCGACGGCCACGACTGCGCCCGGCCCGGCCCCGCGCTACCCGGCCCCGGCGGTCTCCGCGGGTGACCACCCGGTCGGCGGCGACCAGCTCGGCAGCAACGGCCTGGTGCTGTCCGTGCCCGCGGGCGTGCCCCGACCGCCCGAGCTCGACGCGACCTCCTACGTGCTGGCGGACCAGGCGAGCGGGCAGGTCCTGGTCGCCAAGGCCCCGCACGCGCGGCTCTACCCCGCCAGCACCCTCAAGACCCTCACGGCCCTGACGCTGCTGCCCGACCTGGACCCCCACCGCGTCATCACCGCCACCACCGCCGACCAGGCCGCCGAGGGCACCCGGGTCGGGATGGTCGCGGGCAACCCCTACCGCACCGACCAGCTCTGGGGCGCGCTGCTGCTCTTCTCGGCCAACGACGCGGCCTATGCGCTGGCGCGCAGCGGCCCCGGCGGGCTGGCGGGGACCTTGCAGCGGATGAACGCCACCGCCGCGGAGCTGGGGGCCCACGACACCGTCGCCGTCGACCCCTCCGGCCTGGACGCCCCGGGTCAGCGCAGCAGCGCCTACGACCTCGCCGCCATCGGTCGAGCGGCCATGCGGCGCCCGGACTTTCGCGCCTACGTCGCCACCCGGGAGATCACCTTCCCCGGGGCTCGCCAGCCGGACGGGACCGTCGTGGCGCCCTACCCGGTCAGCAACCTCAACCACTTCTTCACGCACTACCCCGGGGCGACCGGGGTCAAGACCGGCTTCACGACCGGCGCGCACCGCACCTTCATCGGCTCGGCCACCCGCGGCGGCCGGTCCTACGTCGTGAGCTTCATGTGCTCGGACACCGTCAGCTGGCAGCAGGTCGCGGGGCTGATGGACTGGGCCTTCGCCCACGGCAGCCAGGCCACCCCCGTCGGCACCCTGGAGGCGGGCGCCGGCGCCTCCGCCTCTGCCTCCCCGAGCCCGTCGAGCAGCGCCGCCACCCCCGGTGCCACGGCGGCGCCGCCCCCGTCGAGCTGGCCGACCCCCACCTCACCGGCGCTGCAGGGCACCGCCTCGCCGGGACCGCTGCAGCGGTGGTGGGGCGCGGGGGTGCTCACGGCCGTGCTGCTGGGGGCCGGAGCTCTCGTCACCCGTCGGCTGAGCCGGCAGGAGCGCCGCCCCCGGCGTCGAGACTGAGCCTCGCGGCCGAGCGCCGTCAGGCGGGGACCGGGAGACCGAGCCGGTAGCGGCGCACCGGGCGCCACACCTCGTCCTCGCCCTGGATGTAGAGGAAGAACTCCTCGACGGTGAAGGCGCAGGTGTAGTCCGCCAGCTCGGTGTAGGCGCGCTCCAGGGCCTCCTCGGGCACGCCGTGGGCCACGGTCACGTGCGGGTGGTAGGTGAAGCTGAGCTCGCGGTCCAGGAGCCCGTGCCGGACCTCGGCCTCCAGCTGCTCGCACGCCGGGATCCCCCGCGCCACCTGCACGAACACCACCGGCGACACCGGCCGGAAGGTGCCGGTCCCGCGCAGCTCGACGTCGAACGGCTCCACGGCCGCTGCGGCCTCCAGCAGGTGCTCGTGGACCCGCTGCAGGTCCTCCCCGCCGACCTCGGTGGGCGGCAGCACCGTGACGTGCGTCGGGATGCCGTGGGCCTGGTCGTCGCCATACGACAACCGGGCGCGCTGCAGCTGGCCACCCCAGGGCTCGGGGATGGCGATCGACACTCCGATGACGGTCACGGACGGCTCCTGGCGGTCAGGGACGACCCTGCGAGGTGGTCACG contains:
- a CDS encoding glycosyltransferase family 4 protein — its product is MRIAIVTESFLPSLNGVTTSVCRVLDRLRETGHDAMVIAPAPAPQTYAGFPVRAVTSIPVRQFQVGLPTGEIEALLRGFAPDVVHVASPFVLGARGLTAASRLGLPCVAIYQTDMPSYLEQHGNVAGAATGRAAAKAAWRWIRRIHSLADLTLAPSSAALRDIEAHGVPRTGLWGRGVDTSLFRPEWRDDAGSRALRSALAPDGQVLLGYVGRLAPEKEVERLVSCAQIPGTRFVIVGDGPSRAPLAETLSEAVASSPGRPNLPPVFLGRRSGDDLARAYAAFDVFVHTGTRETFGQTLQEAAATRLPVVAPAMGGPLDLVDHGTTGLLFDPASATDLADCVRRLAQSPAERAAMGTAGLARVSTRSWAALVDQLVAHYESAIARHDASAA
- a CDS encoding D-alanyl-D-alanine carboxypeptidase family protein — its product is MPHHRSTRRHRTRLTAVGSTLLAGALASATALPAAAVLGAAAPAVGAPGPAPSPAPTSTVTKAPCPGTLMPPPPSPAGSRPPKGSPTPAPTATTAPGPAPRYPAPAVSAGDHPVGGDQLGSNGLVLSVPAGVPRPPELDATSYVLADQASGQVLVAKAPHARLYPASTLKTLTALTLLPDLDPHRVITATTADQAAEGTRVGMVAGNPYRTDQLWGALLLFSANDAAYALARSGPGGLAGTLQRMNATAAELGAHDTVAVDPSGLDAPGQRSSAYDLAAIGRAAMRRPDFRAYVATREITFPGARQPDGTVVAPYPVSNLNHFFTHYPGATGVKTGFTTGAHRTFIGSATRGGRSYVVSFMCSDTVSWQQVAGLMDWAFAHGSQATPVGTLEAGAGASASASPSPSSSAATPGATAAPPPSSWPTPTSPALQGTASPGPLQRWWGAGVLTAVLLGAGALVTRRLSRQERRPRRRD
- a CDS encoding 2'-5' RNA ligase family protein, translated to MTVIGVSIAIPEPWGGQLQRARLSYGDDQAHGIPTHVTVLPPTEVGGEDLQRVHEHLLEAAAAVEPFDVELRGTGTFRPVSPVVFVQVARGIPACEQLEAEVRHGLLDRELSFTYHPHVTVAHGVPEEALERAYTELADYTCAFTVEEFFLYIQGEDEVWRPVRRYRLGLPVPA